A region of the Paraburkholderia flava genome:
CGAAATGGCGGTGATGACGATGATCGGTGCCACGCTATCCGGTCTACCGCAGCAGCACATCGCGCTGCTCACGTGGAACAACGCGGCGCTCGTCGCCGTGCTGTTCCTGATCGTGCGTCCCGTTGCTGCCGAACTGTCGTTGACGGGGTCGAGCGCGTCGCGGGCGCAGCGGCGTCTGGTCAGCTGGTTCGGCATTCGCGGAATCGGCTCGTTCTACTACCTCGCATTCGCGCTCGAACGCGATCGCAGCGCGCAGATCGCGGCGCTCGTGTCGCCGGTGCTGGCCGTGGTTGCGGCATCGGTCATCGTGCATGGCGTGTCGGCGACGCCGCTAATGAAGCGCTACCGGATGCGAGATTCGTCGCAGTAGTGCGTCGACACAGCCACACGCCCAACGTCGCGCAGTTTTTGCAACCGTCGTGCAAGTTCACGACGCGCCGCCCGTGGGTCGCGCGGTGGCGACTTCGAGCACACGCAGCAGCCGCTGCGGCGTGAGCGGCTTCGCGCAGTGCGCATCGAAGCCCGCCTCCTTCGCGCGCTCGCGATCGCCGCTCGATGCAAATGCGGTACATGCAATCAGCAGCATGTGCCCGGTCGCGGGATCGGCACGCAAACGACGCGCGAGCTGCAACCCGTCGAGTCCCGGCATCGCGATGTCCAGCACGACCGCGAACGGCTGCCATGCGCCGGCCAGTGCGCAGGCTTCGCGCGGGTCGTTCAACGTGCGGCATTCAAAGCCGTCAGCGTCCAGCAGCAACTGCAGCGCGTCGGCCGCTTCGCAATAGTCGTCGACGACCAGCACGCGGCGGTGGTCGGTCATTGCACGTGCAATCGGACGCCATAGCACGACGTCGTCGTTCGAGTACGCATCGTGTGACGCGTCGCCGGGTGATCCGGGTGTCCCGCTCATTGCTTTCCTCCCTGTGGCGGCTGGGCGCCAGACGGAGTTGAGCGCAAGTTGTGCGCCCGGGGTGTGCGGGTGCGCTTACGAGTCAGCCGCGAAACTGCATGCGACGTGCGCCGGTACGCGGCTTGCTGATTCGAAGATGTTTTCCGCGTCCCACGCGGATCGATCGTTCCCGATGGAGGATTCATGAAGCTAGCCACTACCACGCTCGCTACGCTCACCGTTGCCGCAGCCGCGGGCATGCTGCCGTTGCCTTTCGTCGCTTCGTCGGCGTTTGCGCAGACCGATGCCGCGTCGACGACCTCAGCGAACGCGCTGCCGGATGCGGATCGACAGTTCGTGCAAACCGCGTCTGCGGCAGGCTCGACGGAAATCGACGCGGCAAAACTTGCGTTGCATCAGTCGAACGATGCCGACGTGAAGTCGTTCGCGCGTCACATGATCGTCGATCATACGAAGCTCGCCGCCCAGTTGAAGATGGCCGCGCCGCACGGCGTATCGATACCGAAGGACAATGCCGATCAGCAGGCGCTCGACGCGCTGAAGCCGTTGAAGGGCAAGGACTTCGACACGGCCTATGTGCAAAAGCTCGCGGTGCAGGGTCATAAGGACGCCGTCGCGGTGTTCCAGGACGAAGCGTCGAACGGTCAGAACGCGAGCCTGAAGAAAGCCGCGCAAAAGGCGCTGCCGACGATCCAGCATCACTACAAGATGGCGCAGGCGCTTGCGCAGAAGAAGGGCATCGCGGCGCAGTGAATGCAATCTCGCGCAGCAACCTGCCACGCTCGATGTCTGCCGGCGCTGCGCGCTAGGGCATGACGCTACGCAGGCGGTCTGGGGTATGGGTTCCGCCGCTCATTCGCGACGTGAACCCGAAGCGCTCGAATCACCGCAACTCCGCACGAAGATCCCGCACACCCCGTCCCAACCGATCACGCAACAGCACACGCAACGTGCGGCCATCGGCATAACCGACCTCGGCCGCGATCGCATCGATGTCGAGACCGCTGCCGTGCAGCAGCGACTGTGCATGCTCGACACGCAGATCCTGAAAGTACGCGAGCGGCGACTTGCCGAGCACAGCGGTGCAGCGTCGTTGCAACGTGCGCGCGCTCGTCGCCAGTGCGGCAGCAGCTTCGTCCAGCGAGAACCCCTGGTTCAGGTGTTTTCTCGCCCACCGCTCGAAGCGATGAATCAACGGATCAGCCTGCGACAGATGATTCGGAATGATGTACGCCGCCTGCGAAGAGCGCAGATCGGCGAGCAGGTAGCGCGACACGACGCTCGCCAGCTCGGGGCTCGCTTTCTGGATCAACCACAGCGCGAGATCAAGATGCCCCATCGCCGCGCCGGCCGTGACGCCGATGTCGGACGGCACGAGCATGCGCGACTCGTCGAGCTTCACCTTCGGATAGCGTTGCCGGAACAGCGGCGCGAGCCACCACGTCGTCGTCGCTTCGCGATGATCGAGCAGCCCGGCTTCCGCGAGAAAAAACGTCCCGATGCAGGACGCGGCAATCTGCACGCCTTCGGCATGCCACTTCAATAGCTGCGCCCTCACCTGCTTCATGTCCGCTCGCGCGAGCGCCGGAACCAGCAGCTCGGGCGTGCCGGTGTTCAGCGCAGGCACGATCACCCAGTCGGGCTTCGAATCCTGCGGGACGGGTTGCACGGGTATCGGAAAGCCCTGGCCGGAGCGCACCTTCTTTCGCACACCGACGATCGACACGTCGAAGTGCGGCGACCCGCCCATCAGTTTGGCCGAGAACTTGTTGGCGAGCGTGAACGCGTCGAGCGGCGCGGTGAGGCCGGTGTCGAACACACCGTCGAGAGCAAGGATCTGGATGCGCATGGCGAGATCGATTCAAAAGTGACCTGTTACGACGGTAGCGGATTTTTCGTTCCCAAGCCAGTTTTTACGTCATTTCGACTGGCGCGAATGACCATAAAGTTGGCAGTTACGCCGCTATCGAATGGGCTGTCCGATCGCTAGTATCAACTCCGCCACTCAACCCCAACGAGGAAACGTTCATGAAAGTCATCGCAATCGGTTCGATCACCCAAGCACCGTCGCCCGAGCAACAGGCGCAGGTGATGCCGAAGGAAGTGCCCGCCACGCTGCAACTGTATCTCGACGCAAAAATCGAGCAGTTCTGGTTTCGTCAGGACAAGCCGGGCGTGATCTTCTACATGCAGGTCGAGTCGATCGACGACGCGAAGGCGGCCGTAGGCAAGCTGCCGCTGACCGCAGGCGGTTTCATGACCTTCGACATCATTCCGGTCGGGCCGCTGGCACCGCTGGGTAGTTTGATCCAGGGCAAGTAAGCCCAGGAGGTGCCGCCGATATCCGATACAACGCGTCTTGCGTACGCATCGGCGGCGCTGTCCGCAACGACGAAGGATAACGAATGAAAGCCGCACTCTCGTTGGCATTCGCGCTGATCATGTGTGCCGCGGGCATGAGTGCCGCGCGCGCACAGTCCGCCGTTCCACCGACACCCACCACACGCATCCTCGCGATCGGCACTGCGAATCCCGGTGTCGATCCCGCCGCGATACGCGCGATCCTGCCCGCCGAAATGCACGATACCGCCGACCTGTACCTCGAAGGCAAGATCGATCAATGGTTCTCGCTTCAGGGGCGCATGGGCGTCGCGTTCATCCTGAACATGACGGATCCGGTTGCCGCTCGCGCGATGCTCGAGAAACTGCCATTGGGCCGTGCGCATCTGATGAGCTTCGAGTTGCTGCCGCTCGCACCGCTCAGCCCGCTTCGTCAGCTACAGGGTATGAAGGCGGGTTCGCAGTAAGGCATCGAATAGCAGTGGCACGTCGCTAAGGCTGCGGCTACGCTTTCGGCCGACGCCGGTAGCGTCCCGGCGTCTCACCGGTGCTCTGCTGGAACGCCTTGCCGAACGCCGCCTCCGACAGATACCCGACAGCCATTCCGATGTCCGCCGCGCTGCGCTGCGTGCGCAGCAGCAGATCGCTCGCGATCGCCATCCGCAGTTGCGTGAGGAAGTCCATCGGCGTCATGCCCGCGCGTTCGCTGAAATGACGCGCGTACGTGGCTCGCGACATCGCCGCGACGTCGCCGAGTTCCGCGAGCGTCCATGCTCGCTCGGGCGCATTCAACATCGCTTCGACCGACCCGCGCAAACGCGGATCGGACAGCAGCGTCAGCACGCCCGACTGCATCGGCGAGCCGCCGTTACTGCCGTTAGCGCCGTTAGCGCCATGCGCGCGCAACGCCAACGCGAGCAGCGCGTGACTCAACGCAGTGACGATCGCGAGCGCGCCCGGCGCACGCTGTTCCGCTTCGCCGCGCATCAGCGTCGTGAGCATACGCAGTGCGTGGCCGGCAGATGCGGCGCCAGAAAGATCGGCCGTGGGCTCGCCGCCCACGAACACGCCGGGCAACGCATCGGCCAGCGACACGTGCAACGGATCGGGCAGCGAATCGAGCAGTAGCGCAGCGGGTCCGCTCGTATAGATGAAGCGGCCGCACAGCAGATCGAGATCGACGTGTTCGGCCGGCTCGCCGTTGCGCCGCACCGGCAGCATGCCGTCATGTGTCAGCGTGAGTGGCTGCGTCGTATGCTCCGACGATTCGCGTTCGTTCGATCCCGCACGGCGTTCGCGCACCCGATGCGCGGCACCGCGTGGAAACAGCACGAAATCGCCGGCACGCAGCGACAGCGGCGTGCGTGCCGCGGGCGTCTCGATGCTGCACGCGCCGTCCAGCACGAGATGAAACGGTGCAATACCGGGTTCTTCGGGCGTGTGGTCGACGGTAAACGGTCCAGCGAACAGACAGCGCAGATCTAGGCTCGCCTGGGGGCGCGCAAGGTCGATCAGGCGGCTGAGTGTATCCATGAGACGAATCCGCTAAAAGAAGAGTCGAGCGAGTATTCAGGAGATCGCCGCACGGCGCAATACTGGCTTCACCGCGCAGGGCATCCGGCCCGCGCCATTCGACAAGGAGCAAGCCATGCTGGACTGGATCGATTATCGCAAGGAGCTGGTGGGTCGCATCGGTGAAATGGGCAAGCTGTCGCCGGACACGGTGAGGGCCTATCAGATGATGTCGGGAGCCGGACAGAAGACCGGCCAGTTCGATGCGAAGACGCGCGAACTGATCGCGCTGGCGGTTGCGGTGACGCTGCGCTGCGACGGCTGTATCACCGTTCACACCGGCGAAGCGCTGAAGCACGGCGCGACCCGTGAAGAGATCGCCGAAGTACTCGGCGTTGCGATCTCGATCAATGCGGGTGCCGCGCTCGTGTACTCCGCCCGCACGCTGGACGCTGTCGCAGCACACAGCGCGCAGCAAGCGTAGTCCGTCGTACAGGCAACCACCCACGCATCCTGCGCGCCGCGCGTTCGTTCAGCGCGCAGGCAATGCGTGACGCGACTGCGCCAGCATGTCGCGACGCGCGTCGCCCTGACGCGCAAACATCCACGCGGGATATTCGGCCGGTAGACGGCTCACCGCATCGAGTGTCGCCAGTTCTTCCGCACTGAGTTCAACGCCGGTCGCCGCGATGTTGTCGTCGAGCTGCTCGACTTTTTTCGCGCCGACGATCACCGTCGTCACCACCCGTTGATGCAGCAACCACGCGAGCGCAATCTGCGCGACCGATACGCGTTTCGCGTCGGCGATCGTGCGCATCGCGTCGATGCAGTCATACGCGCGCTCGCGATTCACCGGCGGAAAATCGAACGTGGTGCGGCGGCTGCCTTCTTCGCCGTCGCGGTCGCGACCGTATTTACCGCTCAGCAATCCACCCGCGAGCGGACTCCACACCATCAGCCCGACACCTTCGCTCTGCAGCATCGGCACCAGTTCGCGTTCGAGATCGCGGCCCGCGATCGTGTAATACGCCTGCAGCGTTTCGAAACGCGCGAGGCCGAGGCGCTCCGAAATGCCGAGCGCCTTCGCGATCTGCCACGCGGCCCAGTTCGATACGCCGACGTAACGCACGTGTCCATGCTGCACGAGCGTATCGAGTGCACGCACCGTTTCCTCGATCGGTGTCGCCGGGTCGAAGCCGTGAATCTGATAGAGGTCCACGTGATCGAGTTGCAAGCGCTTCAGGCTCGCCTTCACACCGTCGATCACGTGATAGCGCGACGCACCGCGTGAATTCGGATACTCACCCATCGCGCCGAACACCTTCGTCGCGACGACGACGCGATCGCGCGGCACCTGCAGGTTCTTTAGCGCCTGTCCGGTGATCTGTTCGGAGAGACCGCCTGCGTAAACGTCGGCGGTATCGATGAAGTTGATGCCCGCATCGAGCGCGCGTCCGACGAGCCGTTCCGCGTCCGCCTGTTGCAGCGCACCGATCTGCTTATAGATGCCCTCGCCGCCACCGAAGGTCATCGTGCCGAGGCACAGTTCCGAAACGAAAACGCCGGTACGGCCAAGCTGGTTGTATCGCATTGCCAGAGACTCCCGTTCATGAAAAAGGGAAACGAAAATCCAACCGTCCGAGGATAGCGCAACGATGAGAAAGCTGTCGTGAGACCAGCAACTCATGCGGCGACATGCGAATGCCATTCGAAAGAAGTCGAATAAAGAAAATCGTACCGCGAGAGAAAATTAGCCGGTAATTCAGTCCACTTTGCGTAATCCACGACAAACGCAATGGGTCGCTTTACTGCGCCGCAGCGTAGTGAAATAGAGCGTCGGAGCCTTGCGGCGGGCAGCGCCTCATTAGCGACAGACAGTTCCCAACTACTTCAGTCAATTAAATCAATTCCTTTCTTTTGATGTAAGGAATGCTATAACTCTCATGCATTCGAGTGCCGTCGTTTTATTCCCGTATAGACAAGGACAATAACGATGAGAAAATCGCTTGGCATCGGTGTGGGCGGTATGGTCCTCCTGTCGGAGGCTTTCGGTCCGTCGGCGATGGCAGCGTGCAGCAACAACGCGCCCACTGCCGGCACGACGGTCACCTGCACCGGCACAGTGACGGCACCCGTAACGGCCGCGACCGGCGCGGCGAACGTCACGATCAACGCCGACGCGAGCACGACGGCCAGCTTCACGCGCAGCGCGACCGCGACCGTGTTCAGCGTCGACAACACCAGCCAGGTCTCGAATAGCGGCAGCCTCACGCTGACCGGCGGCGGCAGCACCGGTACTGCGCGCGGCGCAGTTCTGCTCGGTGTCGGCAACGCGAACACGCTCACCAACGCGACGGGCGCGACGATCACCACGACCGGCGCATTCAACGACGGCATCGCCGCGAACGGCAGCGGCAACACGCTCGTCAACAACGGCACGATCAATACAGCCGGCCCCAACGCGTACGGAATGAGCGCGGCCTGGGGGCAAACCAACACCGGCCAGTCGAACAACACGCTGATTAACACCGGCACCGTGTCGACGTCGGGTAGCAACGCGCGCGCGGCATCGATTCTCGGCGGCAGCGGCAGCATCACGAACAGCGGCACGCTGTCGACGAC
Encoded here:
- a CDS encoding carboxymuconolactone decarboxylase family protein gives rise to the protein MLDWIDYRKELVGRIGEMGKLSPDTVRAYQMMSGAGQKTGQFDAKTRELIALAVAVTLRCDGCITVHTGEALKHGATREEIAEVLGVAISINAGAALVYSARTLDAVAAHSAQQA
- a CDS encoding aldo/keto reductase, coding for MRYNQLGRTGVFVSELCLGTMTFGGGEGIYKQIGALQQADAERLVGRALDAGINFIDTADVYAGGLSEQITGQALKNLQVPRDRVVVATKVFGAMGEYPNSRGASRYHVIDGVKASLKRLQLDHVDLYQIHGFDPATPIEETVRALDTLVQHGHVRYVGVSNWAAWQIAKALGISERLGLARFETLQAYYTIAGRDLERELVPMLQSEGVGLMVWSPLAGGLLSGKYGRDRDGEEGSRRTTFDFPPVNRERAYDCIDAMRTIADAKRVSVAQIALAWLLHQRVVTTVIVGAKKVEQLDDNIAATGVELSAEELATLDAVSRLPAEYPAWMFARQGDARRDMLAQSRHALPAR
- a CDS encoding cupin domain-containing protein; this translates as MDTLSRLIDLARPQASLDLRCLFAGPFTVDHTPEEPGIAPFHLVLDGACSIETPAARTPLSLRAGDFVLFPRGAAHRVRERRAGSNERESSEHTTQPLTLTHDGMLPVRRNGEPAEHVDLDLLCGRFIYTSGPAALLLDSLPDPLHVSLADALPGVFVGGEPTADLSGAASAGHALRMLTTLMRGEAEQRAPGALAIVTALSHALLALALRAHGANGANGSNGGSPMQSGVLTLLSDPRLRGSVEAMLNAPERAWTLAELGDVAAMSRATYARHFSERAGMTPMDFLTQLRMAIASDLLLRTQRSAADIGMAVGYLSEAAFGKAFQQSTGETPGRYRRRPKA
- a CDS encoding response regulator, with translation MSGTPGSPGDASHDAYSNDDVVLWRPIARAMTDHRRVLVVDDYCEAADALQLLLDADGFECRTLNDPREACALAGAWQPFAVVLDIAMPGLDGLQLARRLRADPATGHMLLIACTAFASSGDRERAKEAGFDAHCAKPLTPQRLLRVLEVATARPTGGAS
- a CDS encoding GlxA family transcriptional regulator, yielding MRIQILALDGVFDTGLTAPLDAFTLANKFSAKLMGGSPHFDVSIVGVRKKVRSGQGFPIPVQPVPQDSKPDWVIVPALNTGTPELLVPALARADMKQVRAQLLKWHAEGVQIAASCIGTFFLAEAGLLDHREATTTWWLAPLFRQRYPKVKLDESRMLVPSDIGVTAGAAMGHLDLALWLIQKASPELASVVSRYLLADLRSSQAAYIIPNHLSQADPLIHRFERWARKHLNQGFSLDEAAAALATSARTLQRRCTAVLGKSPLAYFQDLRVEHAQSLLHGSGLDIDAIAAEVGYADGRTLRVLLRDRLGRGVRDLRAELR
- a CDS encoding DUF4142 domain-containing protein, producing the protein MKLATTTLATLTVAAAAGMLPLPFVASSAFAQTDAASTTSANALPDADRQFVQTASAAGSTEIDAAKLALHQSNDADVKSFARHMIVDHTKLAAQLKMAAPHGVSIPKDNADQQALDALKPLKGKDFDTAYVQKLAVQGHKDAVAVFQDEASNGQNASLKKAAQKALPTIQHHYKMAQALAQKKGIAAQ